Below is a window of Plasmodium brasilianum strain Bolivian I chromosome 14, whole genome shotgun sequence DNA.
AATAAACCTAAGAAAAGAACGTTTCGTACGTTTCATTACAGAGGTGTAGAATTAGATAAACTACTAGATTTAAATCAAGAAGAActtataaaactttttagAGCCAGGCAAAGAAGAAAATTCAAAAGAGGAATTAGTAAAAAAGCCAAatctcttttaaaaaaattaaaaaaagcgaaaaaaGAATGTGAAGTAGGAGAAAAACCAAGACCTATACCAACACACTTAAGAAATATGACGATTATACCTGAAATGGTAGGTTCAGTTGTAGCTGTTCATAATGGAAAACAGTACACGAATGTTGAAATCAAACCGGAAATGATTGGATACTATTTAGGTGAATTTTCAATTACGTATAAACATACGAGACATGGAAAGCCTGGTATTGGTGCTACTCATTCTTCTCGTTTTATTCCCTTGAAATGAAGTGCACAAGgatgtgcatgtatatatgtatgcatatatataccattTCGCACgcattaatatatgtatatattacatatatacacattcaACCACGCTCCTATGGGTGATtgcattttataaatatatcattcaACGAGCATTTAAGGAGTGAGCAGTTATGAAAAAGAAACCTTGAAGTTGCGAGAAAATTTACGCGTATAGACAAcatgcatttatttatataatatataaaaattgcattttatttttcacaaagcttcttttttttttttttttttttcttttttttttttattaatataattatatttataatttttaatataatattttaattatcatATTAATAAAGACTTGTTAACTTGAgttttaaaagtataaaaaatatgaaaaagcaCAAGTGTTCaatacttaaaataaaaaagtattctAAACTTCACTGCatattaacattaaaaaaaaaaaaaaacataagaaTGAATTAAATTGCGAACTGCAGTTAATGATTATGCATAAGTAGTCATTGGGCACCCAGATATATGCCCGCCTGTGTTGATTGTActcatatatgtacacacttatatgcatatacatatacgcgTAGAAAACTAGTGGGCCACAGCAAATGCAACCGGCACGTGTGCCAGCCAgcgtattaaaaaattacaaaaagatGGTTGAGAAGTTTTTCTGCTGAACAGATAGACATATGTCCGattctctcttttttttaaaacttaaaatattttttaaaaaagaaagaagagaatcttctttttcccaattcattttatttggaTCATTATAGAACTCATGAGGTTTATATGAAGAATCATTATTAACACTGTAGTAATAGACGTTAGAATAATATCTTAAATTATCACATATGTGATTGTtaagtaatattatttcataaaaaatatggttAGCCATATATAACTCCTTTTTGTTTAAagtattcatatttatttggtACTTATCTGGTAAGCAACT
It encodes the following:
- a CDS encoding 40S ribosomal protein S19, with amino-acid sequence MEDPNKPKKRTFRTFHYRGVELDKLLDLNQEELIKLFRARQRRKFKRGISKKAKSLLKKLKKAKKECEVGEKPRPIPTHLRNMTIIPEMVGSVVAVHNGKQYTNVEIKPEMIGYYLGEFSITYKHTRHGKPGIGATHSSRFIPLK